A region of the Chryseobacterium cucumeris genome:
TAAATAATCTTAATAAAAACAACTTTTCGGAACGTAATGTAGAACCGGAACTGGTATGGATCAAAGAATACCTTTCTAAAAATGCTGTAATCCTTGATATTGGTGCGAATGTAGGAACTTTCCTTTATCAGTTGGAAAAAACGTTAAATCATGACCATATTTATGGTTTTGAGCCTAACAAAAAGCTTTGCACACGATTGAAAAGACTGTTTCCGGGCATGCATATCTTTCCTCTTGCTCTTTCTGACGAAAACAGAATTGCTGAGTTCAAAGTACCCATTATAAACGGAAAAACGGTTGCTTCCCGCGGTACTTTAAACACGGCTTACAAAGAAAAGGGAGAAGAGAAAAGTTATACAGAGAAAGTAAAAGTGATCAAGCTGGATGAATGGGCAGCACTTGAACATTTCAACAGACTTGATTTTATCAAAATAGACGTTGAAGGAAATGAAATAAAGACCCTTTCCGGTGCGAGAGAAACTATCAGACAGTTCAAACCAACCCTTATGGTTGAGATGGAACAAAGACACCATGAAACGCCTATCTGGAATGAGATATCCGAAGTGATGAGCTGGGGATATGACGCCAAATATCTGAACAGAAACAGTTTTACGCTGGAGGATCTTACAGAAGATATTATTACACAAAATACAAACGACGAAAAAAATAAAACTCAGTACATCAACAATATTATTTTTATACCTAAAAACATTTAAAACAACTTTATGAGTGTAGTAGCGAGACAAGGCTTCAAATATTCCATTATCGGTTATATTGGTTTTTTGCTGGGCACCGTTTCCGCAATATTCATATTTCCGAATGATTTTGAATTTTACGGAAAGCTGCGCTACAGTATGCAAACCGCTGAAATGCTCGTTCCTTTTGTTGTTTTTGGTATTTCTTATGCGAATGTAAAATTTTTTAACGCTTTACAGAAAGAAGGAAAAAACCAGAATATGCTTTCACTATCTCTTGTGACTGTCCTGATCAATTTTCTCATTTTTGTTACTGTATTTTTTATCCTCCCCTATTTTTATCCGAAATTTGTACATTCAGAAGCATGGAAAATTAAAAAAATTATTTTACCCTTAATTTTAATTTTGTCACTTTGTGCTATTTTCAATAAATACACTTCAAATTATAAAAGAATTGTCGTCTCGAATATCTTTGACAATCTTTTCCCTAAAATAGCAAATCTGGGGGCTTTCTGTCTTTTCTTCTATTTTTCTTTGTCTCAGAATATTGCACTGGCTTTTTTCTTCGGAATATTTGCGCTCATGCTGTTCGGGTATATTTATTATACCAATAAGCTGGAAAAAATAAAGTTCGACATCAGCACAGATTATTTCAAAAAAAATAATTTCTGGAAGGAATTCCTGAACTACAGTTTCTTTGGATTTCTGGGAACGTTTGGAAATTATCTGGCGATCAACAGTTTTATGATTGGAGAATTTATGGGAATGGAAGAAAACGGGATATATTCCGTTCTCTATGCTTTGATTTCTCTGATCTCTATCCCCCAACTGGGACTATTCAATATTTCGGCTCCGATTATCAGTAAAAATCTGGCAGACGGAGATATGGTAGAACTGGACAGGTTCCATAAGAAAACTTCTTTAACACTTTATTTCCTTGGTGCTGTGTTGTTCTCGTGTATTATGGTTGGATTCCCTTATCTGACGCAGTTCATGCCAAAGAACGGAACCATGCTCAGAGAGTACGAGCCGGTAGTATGGATCTGGGGCTCTGCCGTATTGATTGACCTTGCAACGGGATTTAATGGAAATATTATTTCACTCTCAAAATATTACAGATTCAATATTCTGGTCATGCTTTTACTGGCCGGATTAACGATCGGACTGAATTATTATTTTATTAAAAACACACCACTGAAACTGATCGGAATTGCTTTATCTACAGCTATTTCACTTACGATTTACAATGTGGTGAAAATTGTTTTCAATTATATTGTATTTAAAGTTTCGCCTTTAAGTATTGAAATGATTTTCGTGTCTATTATCTGTACTTTAGCCATTACAGTAGCCATTGTTCTTCCTAATTTCAACAGCAATCTGATTAATCTTGTTTACAAACCTGCAGTTGTTTTGGTACTGATCTATATCGGAAATTACTTCACAAAGATTTTCCCGGTTGAAGATTATCTGAATATGAAGTTTATCAAGAGTGTATTTAAGATAAAATAAGAGAACAATTCAGACTTTTTTTAGATTAAAGATGTTAGAAATTGTTCCAGTCTCTTCTGAACTTCTTTCCTACCATAAGTTTTATAAAAATCAAATGGAGTTTCCGAAACAGTGTTTAATTGTTCAAGAACATTTTCTTTTTCAGCAATAATAAAGTCTAATTTTGAGGGATAATTTCCTGGAAAAACAGCCAGTTTCCCATAGGCTATGGCATCGCCCAGGTTTCCTGTCATTTTAGTCAGTCCATAGGTTTCTTTCATGCTGAAGAATTCTGTATCCTGCTGAATCGGACACCACAAAACGTCTGCTTTCTGCATCCATTTTTCAAAATCCCTGGGGGACACCCTTTCTGAAAAATAGGTAATTTTAATGTTTTCGGGTAATTTTCCGAACAAATTTTCAAGTTGTTTTAACTCGTGTCCGCCTGCTTTTCCAAGGAAAACAAACTGGCAAATCCTGTCTGTATGGAGATTCTGAATAGTTTTAAAAATATAGGCGTAATCTCTTCTCTTTTGTGAAACACCGCCTGGAATTACGACCATAAGATTTTCATTTTTTGTCCTGTCAAAATCTCTGGTATAAAACAGCGGCAGATACTGATATTGATCCGAAATCAATGCTTCATCCAGTACAAAAAGAGACCGGGATGTCTGATACACTTTGGTCTTGTACAGCAACCCTTCTTTCAGCCACAATTTTAACCTGAAAATAACATCTCCTTTGAAAACGCTTTTTATCAGGTCCAGCTTTGAAGATTTTATGAAATTAAGATTATGGGTAATAACTGCTGTATTGTACTTTTTTGTCACTGCAAAAAATGTATTAAAATAACGATGAACAGTTCCTATTACCACGAGGTCATATCCTTTCCCTTTTAACTGATCCAGAATCATGGAACTGTCTGATAAGAAAACAGCTTCGTCACGATGGTTGATCTGATCTTTTATTCTTTTTGAAAAATAATAGTCTACGGCAAAATCCTCAGAACCTTCCATAATATCCATGAAAGCCTGAGCAATTTCTGCATGAGTGTCTATTTCTATGTACGCTATTTTTTTCACGGGTTAACGGGAGTTATATCTTAAGTTTGGCTAAAGCCAATGGATTTTTATTTTTTTAATTAAACGGGCTAAAGCCCGTTTCTACTGATGAACATTTGCAATGTATAAAATAATCTATCTTTTACATCTTCAGCCATTTCTTTTTCAACATTTTCATACGCTGATTATTAACGGCTTTTTGTTCTTCTTTTGTAATTTTCAATTCTAATTTTTTTGATCTGCAGCTTTCATAAGACCTGATAATATCGAAGAAAAATGAAGCAGACTTACTTTTCACAGCTTCTTTTGAGGAGGCGATGTATGCCAGAAACCTGTTCAGCCCTAAGAAATAAAAATATCTTCCGTAATAATCCGCAGGGCGTATGGTATAATCGGCTCCTTTTACTTTAATCAACTTTACATGCAGCTCCGGAAGAACAACTTCTTTCCACCCAAGATTATCCAGTAAAATGGAATCAATATTATCCCAGCCCAGTGTTTCCCTTATGCCGCCCATCTGAATAAAACATTCTTTACGGTAGGCCTTCATAGGACCTCTTACATGATGTTTATTGGAATTTCCCTCATATACCCAGTTTCCGTCTTTTTCAATGTACAAAAGGCCTCCTACCAATCCAAATTCCGGATGCGTGGCAAAAGCTGTTTCTACTACTGACAGATAATTTTCCGGAAGAATGATATCGGCATCAAATTTACAGATAATATCAAATTCATCCATAGCCTGGGTCTGAAGTCCGTTTTTGAAAGCGTGAACCACTTTTGATCCCGGCTGATGTTCAGATTTCTGAAGGTTGACGGTTTCAAAACGGGAATCAGCTTCCGTATATTTCCTGATCACCTCAGCTGTTCTGTCTGTAGAACCGTCATTCACTACCACTACTTTAAAATCTTTGCTGCTTTGCTGTTGTAAAGAATCAAGAGTAAATGGAAGGTTGTTTTCTTCGTTATGGGCAGGAATTATGATTAAAAACCTCACGAATTATAGTATAAATGATGAATAATAAATGATCAATGATGAGAAGCTTTCGAGGACATCAATTACCATTGATCATTTATCGTTGATGAATTTATTTGTTATGCGGTTTCAGCATATTCTTCGGATCAAGAATTTCGTCCAGCTTTTCCTGAGAGAGAATTCCTTTTTCCAGAACAAGATTGTAAACACTTTTCCCGGTTTCCAAAGCTTCTTTTGCAATCTGTGTAGACTGTTTGTACCCGATGTAAGGATTCAATGCCGTTACAATTCCGATGCTGTGTTTCACCATATTCAGGCAGACTTCCTTATTGGCTGTAATTCCAACCACACACTTGTCGCGAAGTGTATCCAAAGCATTGCAAAGGAAGTTGATATTTTCCATGATGGCATGAGAAAGCACCGGTTCCATTACATTCAGCTGTAACTGTCCTGCTTCTGCTGCAAAGGTTACCGTAAGATCGTTTCCAATCACTTTGAAACATACCTGATTAACCACTTCCGGAATTACAGGATTTACTTTCCCCGGCATAATAGAAGAACCCGGCTGCATTGGCGGAAGATTAATTTCAAAAAGGCCTGCTCTTGGACCTGATGAAAGTAATCTTAAATCGTTACAGATCTTTGACAGTTTCACAGCAAGGCGTTTCATTGCTGATGAGTAGATCACATAAGATCCCGTATCAGGGGTAGCTTCCACCAGGTCTGGTGCTGAAACAATCGGAAATCCTGTTATCTGAGCTAAGTTTTTAGCACAAAGGGCTGCATAGCCTACCGGAGCATTTATTCCTGTTCCGATGGCAGTAGCTCCCATATTTACTTCCACAAAAAGGCTGGCATTGTTATTCAGCTTGGAGATATCCTCTTCCAAAGTGGCTGCATACGCTTCAAATTCCTGCCCTAAAGTCATCGGGACTGCATCCTGAAGTTGTGTACGTCCCATTTTGATTACATCCTGAAATTCCTGTCCTTTTGCACGGAAAGCAGTGATAATTCTTTCTAATTTTTCTACCAGCCCAATGTTCATCTGAAGCAATCCCATTTTGATAGCTGTAGGATAAGCGTCATTGGTAGACTGAGAAAGGTTGATATGATCATTAGGCGAACAGAATTCGTATTCTCCTTTATTTTTTCCTAATTTTTCCAATACAATGTTGGCGATCACTTCATTCGCATTCATGTTGATAGAAGTTCCTGCTCCCCCCTGAATCATATCTACCGGAAACTGCTCATGATATTTCCCTTCTACAATTTCATCACACGCTTCTGCTATTTTAAAATACAGGTTTTCGTCCAGAAGTCCTAATTCATAATTGGTTTTTGCGGCTGCTTTTTTTACAAAAGCCAACCCTTTTATGAAATCCGGATACGAAGACAAAAGCTGTCCTGAGATTTTAAAATTGTCGATAGCTCTTTGTGTCTGAACCCCATAATAAGCATCTAAAGGCACATTCAGTTCGCCTAATAGATCACTTTCTTTTCTGAAATTTTCCATTACAGATATTTTACTGTTTTTGATCGTTTAAAGATAGCAAAAACGCATCTAACCGATGCGTTTTAATTTGAATTATTTTACTGGATATTTTTGATTTAAAGCCTGGAGTATTGCCCATGTTTCAGCATCCATAATTCCGTCATAATTCTGTGGACGGAAGTGGTACTGGAATGCCTCAATTGTTTTCTTGGTAGCATCATCCCATTGTCCGCTAGGATCAATTGCATATCCGAATTTCTGCAATGAAGTCTGAATAAGGAAAATAAAGCTGGACTCATTATATCTTGCTGCCAGGTCGGCTTGTGCAGGTTCAAGATAAGTCTGTTTAGCAGCTTCATCATACCACATTCCAACCTGATATTCGTCATAGAGCTTTTTCCATGGGAACATCGGTCCCGGATCCTGTTTTCTTGTAGGAGCAATATCTGAATGCCCCAATACGTTTGTTGGCTGGATCTGATATCTTGTTATAATATCTTTAACCAGAGCAGCCACTTTTTTCACCTGCTCATCACTAAAAGGGGCAAAAGTTCTTTTACCGGTACTATCTGTAGTATATCCTGTATTTACAATTTCAATACCGATAGAATTATCATTAAGATTTTTGTCATTTCTCCATGCACTTATCCCTGCATGGTATGCTCTTTTATTTTCATCTACCAATTGGTAGATCTCGTTATCTCCTGTATTATTTACCAGATAATGGGCACTTACTGCCTGTTGGGTAAGAACACTGATCGATTTATCATCTGCAAGAGCCGTATAATGTAATATCAGATAACGCTGTCTGAAATTCTGGGCGACTGCAGGAAAATAAGTTTTTACCACTTTATATCCGCCCGGTTTTGCAGATACAATAGAACCATAACTCGCCGTATTATCATTTTTGGTTGGATCTGCTATATTGGTCGTAAAAAATTCTACTCCATGATCAGATACAACTTTGGGTTTTGGAGCAACCGGAGGTTTTGTCTGAACCGCTGGTTTCGCCTGTGTTATTGGGGTTTTCGGTTTGTAAGTATTTTTTTTCACATTTTGCTGAGAAGTACATGAAAAAACAAATGTGCTTAATCCGATGATATATAATGTTTTACGCATCAGTTTGGTTTTTGGATGATTTATTAGTTCAAAAATACACAAAATTTTCTTGAATTTTATTTGGTAAATAAAGAAATCTGTTCTATATTTGCACTCGCAATAACGGAACAACGATCATTAAAAAATAAACAAAAAGGAGGGTTGCCGGAGTGGTTAACGGAGCAGTTTGCTAAACTGTCGACGCGAAAGTGTCGCAAGGGTTCGAATCCCTTACCCTCCGCTCTTCTATATATTCGGGGCGTAGCGTAGTCCGGTCATCGCGCCTGGTTTGGGACCAGGAGGTCGCAGGTTCGAATCCTGCCGCCCCGACTTTTTAATGTGCTTATTACTAAGCGGGAATCAACTTCTAAGGGTGCGTAGCTCAGCTGGATAGAGCATCTGCCTTCTAAGCAGACGGTCAAAGGTTCGAATCCTTTCGCGCTCACAAAAAACCTCACAATTTTTATTGTGAGGTTTTTTGTTTTTATTACCTTCATACAAATTGATCTGTACGATTTATTTTCAACGAAAATCTTGAACTTTTGATAATTAAGTTTGGGCTAAAGCCTATTTCACAGAAAGCCGGATAATTTCTGTTTAATCCCTGATAAGCTGTTTAATTTCATCCTGATATTTCCTATTCTGCTTTCTGATTTTCATAACAAAATAGGAAAAGATACTTAGTATAAAAAATCCAAGAATCATCATCCCAGCCATAAAATAATCATATCGGGAGGCTAGCTTTTCACTTTTTTTCAGAGTCTCCATATTATGAACATCAATAGCGTGATTGATAGAGCTTAATTCACTCTGCTCTCTTTTGAATTTCGTTTCAAAATATTTCTTGCTGTACACCTGATAAAGGTCCGGGTTTCCCATTGCCAGATAATTATCCGCCATTTCCATATAAATTCCTTCATTAAGAGTCAGGTCTCCCGCTTCCCTACCCAGTTCTTCAGCTTTTATCAGCAGTGTAAGAGCTTCCTGATTCTGATGTTTTTGTTTATTCATCTCCGCAAGGCCCTTTAAAGCAAATGCCTCCAGGCTTTTTGCTTTGATTAACCTTGCCAGATTCATAGATTTCATAAAAGCTGTTCCGGCATTGTCGGGCTGGTTCAGATTGAGATAACAGTTCCCTATATTGTAATAAATGATGCTTTGGTTAAAATATGTTTTCTCCTGCTCTTTTACTTTTTCAAAATTTCTGATGGCAATTAAAAATTCCTGAAGAGCTATTTCCGGATTCGACTGACTTTTATAAATCATTCCTCTTAATGCATAACTTCTCGCCGTTTCAAAATGTCTCAGATAAGAATCTTCCGGAAGTTTTGTGAGATATTCATCAGCTTCATCCAGTGTTTCAAGACTTTTGCTGAAGAGTTCCATCTGCTGATACTGCACGGCAGCCGCAATCAAAAAACTGGTGTGAATTTTAGGGTCATTCGTTTTCTGAAGCAATTCTCTTGCTTTTAGAATATATTGCAGAGATTCATCAAAGTTTCTTTTGGCAATTCCCGCTGTGGACAAAATCAGATAAATTTTAATGGATTTCTCAAGTCCGTTTTCTTTTCTAAGCAGTTTTTTTCCAATACTGGTAGCATAATCCGGATTGTTATAAATCTCACGGTTGGCAAGCTTCATCAGGGAATCATCAGAAATTTCCTGTCCTGAAAGAGCTGTCTGGAAAAGCAAAACACTCAGTAAAATGATATGGATAAAGAATTTCATCAGCTTTTATTTTTTATAATTTCCTGAATGTAGGTATTTGGAGACATCCCCGTGATCGATTTAAACACATTTGTAAATGCTCCGTGAGATGAAAACCCTGCGTATTCCGCCAGATAGCTTACTTTATAATTCAGATAGGCAGGATCTGTTTTCAGAAGCCGGGCAATGTGATCAATTCTAAGCTCATTAATATAGCCGTTAAAATTTTTTCCTTTGTTATTATTGATCACTTCCGACAAATATTTGGTATTTATTCCTGTCTGAGCAGATAAGATCGCCAGCGACATGTTCTTGTTCAGGTAACTGTCAGATTTTTCCCAGTCTTTGAGCTTCTGCAGAATTTCTTCTTCTTTTTCTTTTGAAATTTTAGAGAGATCTTTTTCCTGGGCTTTATTTTCTTTTAAAATTTCGATTGGTCTTTCAGCTACTCCTCCTGTTATTTCTTCTTTGAATTTCAGTTTTTCAAAAAAAACAAGCTGCTTCTTAAGATCTTTGGCTCTTGCGGATTCAATCAGAAAATAAGCAGTCATTATCAGGATAAGAACTAAAATAATACTTCCTGCTATCCGAAGCTGGTTTATCTTATTTTGTTTCTGAAATTCAAGATTTTTATTATGGTACGTTTCAAGCAGCTTTACAACATACTGAATCCCTTCTTTTTTGTTAGAATCCAGCTTTGCTTTAAGATCGGTATATAATTTATTGTAGTAGTAATATTTTTCATCATTATTAAGAGCCAGATAGTTGCGGGCAAACAATTCGTAAAAAATAATTTTCAGATCGTTATAAGGAAGATTTTCGATTTCAGAGAATCCTTTTTCCAACTTTTGGATGGCTGTATTATAGTCTCCTTTCATAAAATAGTATCGGGAAAGACTTTCATAGGCAAATGCACAGATAAAGGCATTATTTCCATGCTTTTCAATATCCGCAATGACACTATAAAACAATTTTTTTGATTCTTCCAGTTTGTTCTGACGTAAGAGAAAAGTAGACCTGAAAATGCTATTTTCCCATCTGATAATTCTGTTTTCTTCATTTGTACCAGTGAGATAAGAATCACTCTTATCCATATTCAGTACAGCAGACTCATAGTCTCTTACCATCCCTGCATTGATAGCCTGAAGCTGAAATAACTTGGCGAGAACCATACGTTCTTTTGGATTCTGGCTTTTTAACAGATCCGGATCTTTTAAAATACCTGCAATGATTTTTTTTGACTGCCCATACAATCCTAAATTCTGATACTGATCTGCCAGATTATAATCATCAAACAATTGGATGAATTGTGAAAGATTCCCTCTTTTATCATCTTCTTCCTTCTGATTGGAAATACTTACTGATTGCACATAGTTTCCCTGTAAGGCATAAGCCTGGGAAATAATATTCCGGAGAATGACTTTATGTTCTATATTTTTATCACTGATCAGAAGACTTTGTGAATAGCTGATACACTCTTCAGGATTCTGATATAATTTCTGAAATGCTTTATCGGTTAAAATACTGAAATCAGGAGCAGGCTGCCCATTTATAAAAACCGGGCACCACAAAATGAAAAACAATATTACCATATTACTTTTCAGCATTTTTCTTACCATGAGGATCATTTTCCCACTGTTCTTAACTGATATTTCTATCATTAGTCCTTTTAAACCACAAAATCACATATTGCTGATTTACAATATTTTAATTTTAAAATTCTTGTAAATTCAGTGAATTATGCAAGCACATTCCTTGATGAGGGGCAAATATAACGCTAATATTGTTCAAACCTTTAAGTCGATTCAAAATATTAGACTTATTCTCAAATTTCAATGTAACCATCACACCTATTAGCCATTATTATTAAAAGAAATTAAAGAGAATATCACTATCATCTAATATATGATTTTTTAAGACATCAATCAATCATCTGTATTCATTGATATAGAAAAGAAATAAAACGCAGACAATAAAGGCGGTATCTAATCTTAAAAAAAATAAAAATAAAATGAGAAAACACTACTTATTATGGATGATTTTCTTCCTCTCAGTTTACCAACTGAATGCACAGACTTACTGTATTCCTACTGCCGGAGCTTCAAGCCAGAACAATTACTTAAAAAATGCTGTTTTTTCTGATCAGGGAGGTTTATATTATACAGCCACCGCATATCAAGCTTATGCAGATAATTCTTCCAGTCAGATCGTAACTTCCTATCCTGGAGGAACAGTGAACGTTCATCTGGATTTTGCCGGATCAGGAGTAAAATCCTATATCTGGATCGACTGGAATAGTGACGGGGATTTTGATGATTTTTATGAGAATCCACTAGGCCCATCAAGTTATTCGGTTGTTGATGATCAGTTTTTTATTCCGCCTTCTCAGGCATCGGGAATATATAGAATCAGGGTACAGAGCGGAACTTCATTTCCCAATCCGGTAAATCCGTGCGGACCTAACAATTATGGTAAT
Encoded here:
- a CDS encoding FkbM family methyltransferase, translating into MSLYQKIAEKLQYISPNFYKKRYFKTLNNLNKNNFSERNVEPELVWIKEYLSKNAVILDIGANVGTFLYQLEKTLNHDHIYGFEPNKKLCTRLKRLFPGMHIFPLALSDENRIAEFKVPIINGKTVASRGTLNTAYKEKGEEKSYTEKVKVIKLDEWAALEHFNRLDFIKIDVEGNEIKTLSGARETIRQFKPTLMVEMEQRHHETPIWNEISEVMSWGYDAKYLNRNSFTLEDLTEDIITQNTNDEKNKTQYINNIIFIPKNI
- a CDS encoding lipopolysaccharide biosynthesis protein, which produces MSVVARQGFKYSIIGYIGFLLGTVSAIFIFPNDFEFYGKLRYSMQTAEMLVPFVVFGISYANVKFFNALQKEGKNQNMLSLSLVTVLINFLIFVTVFFILPYFYPKFVHSEAWKIKKIILPLILILSLCAIFNKYTSNYKRIVVSNIFDNLFPKIANLGAFCLFFYFSLSQNIALAFFFGIFALMLFGYIYYTNKLEKIKFDISTDYFKKNNFWKEFLNYSFFGFLGTFGNYLAINSFMIGEFMGMEENGIYSVLYALISLISIPQLGLFNISAPIISKNLADGDMVELDRFHKKTSLTLYFLGAVLFSCIMVGFPYLTQFMPKNGTMLREYEPVVWIWGSAVLIDLATGFNGNIISLSKYYRFNILVMLLLAGLTIGLNYYFIKNTPLKLIGIALSTAISLTIYNVVKIVFNYIVFKVSPLSIEMIFVSIICTLAITVAIVLPNFNSNLINLVYKPAVVLVLIYIGNYFTKIFPVEDYLNMKFIKSVFKIK
- a CDS encoding glycosyltransferase translates to MRFLIIIPAHNEENNLPFTLDSLQQQSSKDFKVVVVNDGSTDRTAEVIRKYTEADSRFETVNLQKSEHQPGSKVVHAFKNGLQTQAMDEFDIICKFDADIILPENYLSVVETAFATHPEFGLVGGLLYIEKDGNWVYEGNSNKHHVRGPMKAYRKECFIQMGGIRETLGWDNIDSILLDNLGWKEVVLPELHVKLIKVKGADYTIRPADYYGRYFYFLGLNRFLAYIASSKEAVKSKSASFFFDIIRSYESCRSKKLELKITKEEQKAVNNQRMKMLKKKWLKM
- the aspA gene encoding aspartate ammonia-lyase; its protein translation is MENFRKESDLLGELNVPLDAYYGVQTQRAIDNFKISGQLLSSYPDFIKGLAFVKKAAAKTNYELGLLDENLYFKIAEACDEIVEGKYHEQFPVDMIQGGAGTSINMNANEVIANIVLEKLGKNKGEYEFCSPNDHINLSQSTNDAYPTAIKMGLLQMNIGLVEKLERIITAFRAKGQEFQDVIKMGRTQLQDAVPMTLGQEFEAYAATLEEDISKLNNNASLFVEVNMGATAIGTGINAPVGYAALCAKNLAQITGFPIVSAPDLVEATPDTGSYVIYSSAMKRLAVKLSKICNDLRLLSSGPRAGLFEINLPPMQPGSSIMPGKVNPVIPEVVNQVCFKVIGNDLTVTFAAEAGQLQLNVMEPVLSHAIMENINFLCNALDTLRDKCVVGITANKEVCLNMVKHSIGIVTALNPYIGYKQSTQIAKEALETGKSVYNLVLEKGILSQEKLDEILDPKNMLKPHNK
- a CDS encoding N-acetylmuramoyl-L-alanine amidase translates to MRKTLYIIGLSTFVFSCTSQQNVKKNTYKPKTPITQAKPAVQTKPPVAPKPKVVSDHGVEFFTTNIADPTKNDNTASYGSIVSAKPGGYKVVKTYFPAVAQNFRQRYLILHYTALADDKSISVLTQQAVSAHYLVNNTGDNEIYQLVDENKRAYHAGISAWRNDKNLNDNSIGIEIVNTGYTTDSTGKRTFAPFSDEQVKKVAALVKDIITRYQIQPTNVLGHSDIAPTRKQDPGPMFPWKKLYDEYQVGMWYDEAAKQTYLEPAQADLAARYNESSFIFLIQTSLQKFGYAIDPSGQWDDATKKTIEAFQYHFRPQNYDGIMDAETWAILQALNQKYPVK
- a CDS encoding tetratricopeptide repeat protein, whose translation is MKFFIHIILLSVLLFQTALSGQEISDDSLMKLANREIYNNPDYATSIGKKLLRKENGLEKSIKIYLILSTAGIAKRNFDESLQYILKARELLQKTNDPKIHTSFLIAAAVQYQQMELFSKSLETLDEADEYLTKLPEDSYLRHFETARSYALRGMIYKSQSNPEIALQEFLIAIRNFEKVKEQEKTYFNQSIIYYNIGNCYLNLNQPDNAGTAFMKSMNLARLIKAKSLEAFALKGLAEMNKQKHQNQEALTLLIKAEELGREAGDLTLNEGIYMEMADNYLAMGNPDLYQVYSKKYFETKFKREQSELSSINHAIDVHNMETLKKSEKLASRYDYFMAGMMILGFFILSIFSYFVMKIRKQNRKYQDEIKQLIRD
- a CDS encoding helix-turn-helix domain-containing protein, which encodes MIEISVKNSGKMILMVRKMLKSNMVILFFILWCPVFINGQPAPDFSILTDKAFQKLYQNPEECISYSQSLLISDKNIEHKVILRNIISQAYALQGNYVQSVSISNQKEEDDKRGNLSQFIQLFDDYNLADQYQNLGLYGQSKKIIAGILKDPDLLKSQNPKERMVLAKLFQLQAINAGMVRDYESAVLNMDKSDSYLTGTNEENRIIRWENSIFRSTFLLRQNKLEESKKLFYSVIADIEKHGNNAFICAFAYESLSRYYFMKGDYNTAIQKLEKGFSEIENLPYNDLKIIFYELFARNYLALNNDEKYYYYNKLYTDLKAKLDSNKKEGIQYVVKLLETYHNKNLEFQKQNKINQLRIAGSIILVLILIMTAYFLIESARAKDLKKQLVFFEKLKFKEEITGGVAERPIEILKENKAQEKDLSKISKEKEEEILQKLKDWEKSDSYLNKNMSLAILSAQTGINTKYLSEVINNNKGKNFNGYINELRIDHIARLLKTDPAYLNYKVSYLAEYAGFSSHGAFTNVFKSITGMSPNTYIQEIIKNKS